Proteins found in one Miscanthus floridulus cultivar M001 chromosome 4, ASM1932011v1, whole genome shotgun sequence genomic segment:
- the LOC136550015 gene encoding protein farnesyltransferase/geranylgeranyltransferase type-1 subunit alpha-like: MEHAKSGPSSWPELADVVPVPQDDGPSPVVPIAYRDDFREVMDYFRALYFTGERSPRALRLTTEAIELNPGNYTVWHFRRLILEALDFDLLEEMKFVGKIAECNPKNYQIWHHKRWLAEKLGPDIANNEHEFTMKILAIDAKNYHAWSHRQWVLQALGGWETELEYCNQLLKEDVFNNSAWNQRYFVITRSPLLGGLTVVRDSEVDYTIEAILANPQNESPWRYLKGLYKGENNLLVDDERISGVCFKVLKNDWTCVFALSFLLDLLCTGLQPSDELKSTLEPIRSSHPETADADPVTVVCCILQKCDPLRVNYWSLFKATLSQVS; the protein is encoded by the exons ATGGAGCACGCTAAGTCAGGCCCCAGCAGTTGGCCGGAACTGGCCGACGTGGTGCCGGTGCCGCAGGATGACGGGCCTAGCCCCGTGGTGCCCATCGCCTACCGAGATGACTTCCGTGAGGTTATGGATTACTTCCGCGCCCTCTACTTCACCGGTGAGCGAAGCCCCCGTGCTCTCCGCCTCACCACCGAGGCCATCGAGCTCAACCCCGGCAACTACACC gtttggcaTTTCCGGCGCCTTATTCTGGAGGCACTAGATTTTGATttattggaggagatgaaatttGTCGGAAAAATTGCTGAATgtaatccaaaaaattaccaaatctG GCATCATAAGAGATGGCTTGCTGAGAAATTGGGACCTGATATTGCAAACAACGAGCATGAATTCACAATGAAGATACTTGCTATTGATGCAAAAAATTACCATGCTTGGTCTCATAGACAG TGGGTTCTTCAAGCCTTGGGGGGATGGGAGACTGAATTGGAGTACTGTAACCAGCTACTTAAGGAAGATGTCTTCAACAATTCAGCTTGGAATCAG AGATACTTTGTTATAACAAGATCACCGCTTCTTGGTGGCCTTACGGTGGTGCGTGATTCAGAAGTAGACTACACAATTGAAGCTATTCTAGCAAACCCTCAGAATGAAAGCCCCTGGAGATACCTCAAGGGTCTATACAAGGGTGAGAATAACTTGCTAGTAGACGACGAGCGCATCTCTGGTGTTTGTTTCAAGGTCCTGAAGAATGATTGGACTTGTGTATTTGCTTTGAGTTTTCTGCTCGATCTTCTCTGCACTGGTTTGCAGCCTTCAGATGAACTTAAATCCACTCTTGAACCGATAAGGAGCTCCCATCCTGAAACCGCAGATGCTGATCCTGTAACCGTTGTTTGCTGTATCCTGCAGAAATGTGATCCCCTGCGGGTAAATTATTGGTCTTTGTTCAAGGCCACTCTTTCTCAGGTCTCCTGA